A region of the Novosphingobium aureum genome:
TTGAAGGGCTTGGCGACGATGCCGTCGGCGATGAACACGCTCGAGTTCGACATCGAGGCGTCGATGCCCGGCTCCTCGCCCAGTGCGGCGACATGGCCGCCCTTGGCGTAAGTGAGGCCATAGCCGAGCGGGAAGAGCGGGTCGTAGTCCTTGTCACCCTTGTTGAGGCGGAACTGCGCTGCGGTGATCGGCCAGCTGAAGGAGAGCTTGCCGGTGAAGTCGGTCTTGCCCCCGACCAGCACGTCGGCCACGCCCTCGCCCTCGGAGCCGGGGAACCAGGCCGCGACGAAGGCGTCGGACTGGTTGAGCTCGGGATTGACCCACAAGGGTCGTCCCGAGAGGAACACAGAGACGGTCGGAATGCCTGCAGCCTTGAGCTTCTTGAGCAGTGCGAGCGCCTTCTTGTCGCCGGGCTGGAATTCGAGAGTGCGAACGTCGCCGCGCAATTCGGCATAGGGCTCTTCGCCGAAGACCACGACCGCGACGTCGGGTTTGGTGGTGAAGCTGCCGTCGGGCGAGAGCACGGCCTTGCCGCCGCCAGCCTTGAGCGCATCGGCGATACCAGCGTAGATCGAGGTCGCGCCGGGGAAGTCGGCGTTGGTGTTGCCATCACCCTGCCACGAGAGTGTCCAGCCGCCCGACTGGCGGCCGATGTCGTCCGCAGCTTCGCCAGCGACCATGACGGTGGCGCTGGTCTTGAGCGGGAGAACGCCTTCGTTCTTGAGCAGGACGAGGCTCTCGCGCACGGCCTGGCGCGCGATGGCGCGGTGCTCGCTCGAGCCCATTTCCTGCGGCTTGTTCTCGAAGGGGCGGGCCTTGTCGAACAGGCCGAGCTTGAACTTGACGCGCAGGATGCGGCGTACGGCATCGTCGATGCGGCTCATCGGGATGCGGCCGTCCTGCGCTGCGGCCAGCGTCGAATCGAACAGGCCCTTCCAGCTGTCGGGGGCCATCGCCATGTCGAGCCCGGCGTTGAAGGTGGCGGGGCAGTCGGTGTTGGTGCAGCCCGGGATCTGGCCGTGGCCGTTCCAGTCGCCCACGACGAAGCCGTCGAAGCCCATCCGGCCCTTCAGGACGTCGGTCAGCAGGGCCTTGTTGCCGTGCATCTTCACGCCATTCCAGCTCGAGAACGAGGCCATGACGGTCATCGTCCCGGCATCGACGGCGGCGGGATAGCCAGCATCGTGGATCGCGATCAGGGTCTTTTCGTCGACTTGCGTGTCGCCCTGGTCGATGCCGTCGGTGGTGCCGCCGTCGCCGAGGAAGTGCTTCACGCTCGCCGCGACACGGCCCTGCTGCACGGTAGTCTTGCTGCCGGGCTTGCCCTGCAGCCCCTCGACCATCGGCCCTGCATAGGCCGCGACGATTGCCGGATTCTCGGAATAGCCCTCGTAGGCGCGGCCCCAGCGGTCGTCCTGCGGGACCGCGAGCGTCGGGCCGAAGGCCCAGTGGATGCCCGAGGCGGCGGTCTCGGCGGCGGTAACCCGGCCAATCTCGCGCATCAGCTCGGGATCGTGCATCGCGCCAAGACCGCTGTTGTGCGGGAAGAGAGTCGCGCCCACGACGTTGCTGTTACCATGGACCGCGTCGATGCCAACGATCAGCGGGATCGCGGTGTGGCCAGCGCGCTTCTCCATGGCGACCTTCTCAAAGGCGCGCACGGTGTCGACCCAGGGCTTGGCGGGCGAGCGATCGGGTGCGCCGAGCGGCGGCGAGTTGCCGCCCGCAAGGATCGAGCCGAGCGGATAGTCGCGCAGGTCTTCGGGCTTGATCGCGGCGGTGTCGGCCTGGATCATCTGGCCCACCTTCTCACGCAGGCTCATCGCCTTGAGCAGCTTGGTGATGCGCGCCTCGACCTTGGGATCGATGAAATCGGAGGGGCTCTTCGCGGCGGGCCAGAGCTCGGGGTGCACCGGGGTCGGCGTCACCGCCTGAGTGGCGGTCTGTGCCTGCGCGAGTGCGGCGCTGGCACACGAAGTCAGGACGAGCGCCTGCGCGATGCGGTGAAGTTTCTTCATGACATCCTCGTTATTTCCCATCTGCCCGATCCTTAGGCGATCCCGGATGATTGCGCTACCATTTTCCCGTGAAAGAAGCCGCACGAGCCTCTTTGCCTTTTGCGCAACCCTGCTAGAGTTGCTTCATGTCCGATAGTGAGCGCAAACGCCGCAATTCACGATCCCGGCAAACCGGGGCACCCACCATTGCCGACGTGGCCGCGCTCGCCGGGGTCTCGATGATGACCGTCTCGCGCGTGATCAATGCCGAGCCCAAGGTCAGGCAATCGACCCGCGATTCGGTGAATGCCGCGATCGCCAAACTCAACTATGCCCCCAACCGCGCGGCGCGCAGTCTGGCGGGTGCGGCGCAAATCCGGCTCGGCCTGCTCTATTCGAACCCGTCCGAGGCCTTTCTCAGTGCCTTCATCGTCGGCAGTCTGGAAGAGGCCGGGCGCAGCGACGTGCAGATCATCGTGCGCAAGGTCGAGGATGACGAGGACGCGGGCCAGGCGGTCGAACGGCTGATCGCGGGCGGGATCGACGGTGTGATCCTCCCGCCGCCGATCTGCGAGGCCGATGCCGTGCTCTCGGTGCTCGAACAGGCGCACATTCCCACCGTCGCGGTGACTACGGCGCAGCCGCACGAAGGTGTCGCCGCGATCATGATCGACGACCGCAGCGCGGCGCGCGAGATGACCGCGCACCTGCTCGGCCTCGGTCACCAGCGCATCGGTTTCGTGGTCGGCCATCCCGATCTCTCGGCCAGCCACGAGCGGCTCGAGGGCTATCGCGAGGCGCTCGACCAGGCCGGGGTCGCCTTCGATCCCGAGCTCGTCGCGCAAGGCTTCTTCACCTACCGCTCCGGGCTCGATGCGGCAGAGCAGCTGCTCTCGCTGGAGGATGCGCCCTCGGCGATCTTCTGCAGCAACGACGACATGGCTGCGGCAACCGTCGCCATCGCGCATCGCCGCGGGCTCGACGTGCCGGGCGACCTCACCGTCTGCGGCTTCGACGACATCGCGCTCGCGACCACGATCTGGCCCGAGCTGACGACGATCCACCAGCCGATCACGCAGATGAGCCGGCGGGCGGTGGAACTGCTGGTGACGCTGATCCGTAACAAGAAGATCGACGAGATCGGCAACCAGCGTATCTGCGTCGAGCACAAGCTGGTGCGCCGTCAATCGGATGCCGCGCCGCGCCGTCGTCCGGTCGCGACCTCGCGCGCGATGTGAGGTGCGGCCTCAGGCCGAGCGGATGACCATGTC
Encoded here:
- a CDS encoding glycoside hydrolase family 3 protein translates to MKKLHRIAQALVLTSCASAALAQAQTATQAVTPTPVHPELWPAAKSPSDFIDPKVEARITKLLKAMSLREKVGQMIQADTAAIKPEDLRDYPLGSILAGGNSPPLGAPDRSPAKPWVDTVRAFEKVAMEKRAGHTAIPLIVGIDAVHGNSNVVGATLFPHNSGLGAMHDPELMREIGRVTAAETAASGIHWAFGPTLAVPQDDRWGRAYEGYSENPAIVAAYAGPMVEGLQGKPGSKTTVQQGRVAASVKHFLGDGGTTDGIDQGDTQVDEKTLIAIHDAGYPAAVDAGTMTVMASFSSWNGVKMHGNKALLTDVLKGRMGFDGFVVGDWNGHGQIPGCTNTDCPATFNAGLDMAMAPDSWKGLFDSTLAAAQDGRIPMSRIDDAVRRILRVKFKLGLFDKARPFENKPQEMGSSEHRAIARQAVRESLVLLKNEGVLPLKTSATVMVAGEAADDIGRQSGGWTLSWQGDGNTNADFPGATSIYAGIADALKAGGGKAVLSPDGSFTTKPDVAVVVFGEEPYAELRGDVRTLEFQPGDKKALALLKKLKAAGIPTVSVFLSGRPLWVNPELNQSDAFVAAWFPGSEGEGVADVLVGGKTDFTGKLSFSWPITAAQFRLNKGDKDYDPLFPLGYGLTYAKGGHVAALGEEPGIDASMSNSSVFIADGIVAKPFNLETAPGVKQRLVDSADRQEGAIRFDWSGAGSANILGPNLKLEREANADMNVEVTYRLDKAASGPVTLSLGSGKVRIDKVLAQPGQWSKLRISLKCFANHGTYMGGIARPFSLEASAPFAISVSDMKLATDPAGAVCPE
- a CDS encoding LacI family DNA-binding transcriptional regulator, with translation MSDSERKRRNSRSRQTGAPTIADVAALAGVSMMTVSRVINAEPKVRQSTRDSVNAAIAKLNYAPNRAARSLAGAAQIRLGLLYSNPSEAFLSAFIVGSLEEAGRSDVQIIVRKVEDDEDAGQAVERLIAGGIDGVILPPPICEADAVLSVLEQAHIPTVAVTTAQPHEGVAAIMIDDRSAAREMTAHLLGLGHQRIGFVVGHPDLSASHERLEGYREALDQAGVAFDPELVAQGFFTYRSGLDAAEQLLSLEDAPSAIFCSNDDMAAATVAIAHRRGLDVPGDLTVCGFDDIALATTIWPELTTIHQPITQMSRRAVELLVTLIRNKKIDEIGNQRICVEHKLVRRQSDAAPRRRPVATSRAM